Genomic DNA from Telopea speciosissima isolate NSW1024214 ecotype Mountain lineage chromosome 2, Tspe_v1, whole genome shotgun sequence:
ttcccaggaatgtcAATGATGCTAtgtttgacccaaagtggagacaagctatgtctgaggagatgatggctcttgagaagaatgatacttggcagttggtggatcttcctaagggacgtgtcccagttggatgcaaatgggtctatacaatcaagtacaaatctgatggtactgtggagagatacaaggcaaggttggttgccaaagggtatagtcaagtctatgggattcactatcaggagacattcgcTCCCGTGGCTCAGcataactctataagagttcttttatcactggctgccaataaaggttggccattatatcagttagatgtgaagaatgcctttctccatggtgacttggaagaggaagtgtatatgtaacccccaccaggcttcaaatgccttcagctgaagggaaagtgtgtctccttaAGAAGGCACTacatggtctcaaacagtcaccaaaggcatggtctgaagaatggatactcCCAAATCCAAACTAATCACAcactctttaccaagcggggcaatggtaccatcactgctctcattgtctatgtggatgatattgtggtcacaggagatgatatagCTGAGATTTGTACACTGAAAAGCTACTTGgcacaacagtttgagatcaaagacctgggccccttgaagtacttcctaggaatcaaactatcaaggactaagaaaggaatcaacatatgtcaacggaagtttgttcttgatttgttgacaaaGACAaggatgttgggctgcaaaccagcaaattctcttattgagcaaaatcacaaactaggggaagattgtggtccttctctgaTTGATGCAGGAAAGTACTAAAGGCTTgttgggaagcttatctatctcgcTATGACATGCCCAGATATCTCATATGCAGTGGGAGTAGTGAGCCAATTTTATGCTCCCAaaagtggccacttggatgctgtgtatcgcattcttaggtatttgaagtcttccccagggaaaggactgttgtatgccagaAACAATCatttgagagtggaaggtttcactgatgcagattggacTAGCTCTATTatagacaggagatctacctccggctattgtacctttgtgggaggtaatttggttacatggaggagcaaaCAACAGCACgttgtagccagatccagtgcaaaggcagaatttagagctatggctcatagagtgtgtgaactcatatggttgaaaagacttgttcaggaactaggatttgacactgaaggccctatgagactctattgtgacaacaaggctgccatcgaTGTGCCCATAACCTGTTGATTATGTGAACTAAGCATATTAAGGTTGATAGatacttcatcaaagagaagatagactctggctgcatttgtactccttttgtgaagactggcgATCAACTGGCAGACATTCTTACCAAGGCCCTtgcctctcctcagtttagttcTCTTCTAAGCAAGctaggaatgcatgatatatattctccagcttgagggggagtattagagttGTTATTAGATATCtaacaggggtagtttgggaactagactttagactagttgccttattatgtattttatcttgtttgtcctttttaccttgtacctccttagggaggtggatgtaataactcctttagttctattcaagtaatacagagtgtggagaagtctctcctaCACACAAGATTCACAACcgaaatatctctctctattcccttcttgctctccttctcatctccttcttcaacctctcctccttctctcacttACATCTCTAACCTAAAATCCGATTGGGGGGTGAGATTAAGGAAGAGAGGTTAGTTTGTGGGAAGATGGGTGGTGCCACCTTGTGTTAGACCCTGAAGAAGAGGCAGTCCCCGTCTTTGCAGGATTACAAAGCAAAAGGCGGCAAATTACACAAACTAGGCTTTGGATAGGAAGGAGAAGTAAGGAAACCTCATGTTCCAGAAAATCCTAAGGAGTGGGAAGTCTCTGATTTCACATGGGCTACTTAGTTAACAAAGTGGCAAAGGAACATCTTCATTGGGTTCATAACAATGAGGCATTCTAGGATGATAGACATTTTTCTATCCCTTTACAATTAGTAAGTATCTTCATATTCTGAACAATTCCATACAGCTGTATTTGTGCAGAATATCAATATCAACGGGGaaattctttccttttcacCTCTGAGCTTCTCATGGAGAAATGAATATAGAAATGTAGTGTGGAATGGTAAGAATTTACAATATCGAAGGACAAGGCAAATGACATGGGCACCACCGCAGGCGAGCTGAGAGATGATATGTCCTgaggtagaagaagagaaagggggaagTAGTTGAGGAAGGTATTTGTCTCAGAGCCTACCGGTACCCAACTGGCTGTCCATTCCAGTTCCCCAGCTCCACCACTCACCGTCTATCTCCTCCTCCACCGCTACCTGCTCTTCTCTTACTTTATCTTCCATCGATGATCGATCAACCAACCCTTTTAAGTTAAGCCTTCCCTAACACTAATCTCTAGTTTGTAGTCTCCTCCAACAAGGATTGGTTGTGAATCCCTAGCTTCTTACAGTTGCTATCTACGTATGAACCCAAAATAAGGACCCCATCTCGCCCCCCTCTTGTGCAGGATAGCAGAAAAGCAGATTAAGGAATCATGAACACTTAAACAACAGGGCCAGGGCGCTCAAGTTCTCGTACTGACATATGACAAAGGCTGTTAGAGTAGTTAGAATattttgtataagggtagttcgGTCATTGTcctgttataagacatgaccaagATATAttgttccttttcttgttttatttctctttacctccctagggaggtttgtgtaatttggaagactttaTTAATGAATTAATGTGTGTTGAGAACAACTCAACACATAGAATCAATTCTCCCagcctcttttcttcttcttttctcttctcttctctccttcttcttgctgtaaatctcttctctcttactagattcgatctatctttaacttccaacttggtatcagagcagttctttcactggtttgagagtcgactaagACTTGGCTGTCCTCTTCACCTCttcttggaaccctagaaaggtagagggttccattagaggttATACTATGTGAAAAATCACACATACTACATTCTTTGGAGCTGTATCCTTCAACTCAACAACAATGGAGAGAGATTCCCAGCTCGCAAAGTGTATTTGAAGCCCTAGAAGCTGGACAGAGCATTACCGCCAGTCTGTAGAGCATTctgctcatctctctctcatctcttcacTATTTGTGATGAGGACTGAGGCATTTGAATCGCCTAAAGGCTTCTTTCAGACACCCAACAGCTTGGTTATTGAAAGGAGCTGATTGAGGAGCTTAGCTCAACTCATCGGTGTTTCCCAGGTATCGACAGATTCTGGTTTCTCTTCTTGTTGAGTTTTTTATTGGCTGTAATGGGAGAGATGGTCCCTATTAATTGTTGATGTCACAACTATTTGAATGCCTTTGGCTATTGTGGAATGGAACCAAAGTCTTTTTTGAGTGTTAGTTATACTTTTTCATCAAAGGATGTGCTTTCGGGTTACTTGTTAGCTGGGCTGCAACATGTTGTTTCCCGTTGTTGGCTGCCAACACATTGCATGGTTATGAGATGCACTCAAGGTGTTTGATTTAAGTTCTCCTTCAGGATTTACCAGCTTGGCAGTGTATTGTTCCCTTTGTTTGCTGGTTTTCTTGCTTGTGTGGGTAGAGGTTACTCCCCAGTTGTGCAAGACACCAATCTGTTTTCTTGAGTATTTTGGTACCATGTCTACTATATCTGGGGCtgattctgaggtcagtggaccactTCCGGCTATGGCCTCCCCACTATGGCTTCCTTTGACAATCCCAACACTCAAATATTTGTTGTGaaattggacaataccaactacttagATTGGTCCCGTTCTGTGAAGTTGCCCCTAAgcagtaggggaaagttgggatATATTACTGGGTCTATCACAACTTCTGCTACAATTGATCCATgctatctcaagtgggagactgagaactccattGTTATGACTTGACTGATTTTCTCCATGAAGTttgagataggtaggaggtttatgagtaaCGAAACTGCCAAAGAtatctgggacagtgtctccaaggtttttgatagagttggtgatgcaacaaaagtgtatcaaatcctccaaaaaatcatccacatgaaacagggtgataggagtatatctGACTACTACAACACTGTAATCAGTTTatgggaggaatatgatcactataacaacCTCCAACTGTCCAATTTTGATGATGACGCAAAGGTCTACAGGAGCCacgaaaaggaaaggatccttattttgcttggtggtcttaacccaAAATATGAGCCTCTTCGCTTGCAAATCTTAGGGAGATCCCCCTTTCCATCTTTGGATGAAGTGTGCAACTACTTGCAAAGTGAGAAAACCAGGAGAACAACTGTGGATAttgcaccatcaacagagagatatgttcttgtttctagttcccataGAGACTGGaaaaggccaagggccaacttgtggagatcaccgtgagaggtttaaatgtgatcactgtggaaaGCTTGGACACACCATGGACAGGtattgggatcttcatgggcagccccctggtatgcgtggtggttcatctagTGCCCGTGGAGGCAAGTGAGGGGGAACtagggctcactctgtgacatTTGAGTCTAAGACCTCTGGACCCCAGCCTGCTCCTGACTCCATCTCACAGGATGATAGTGTAGCCCTCCACCGACTGATGTCTCATtttggagggtcagctacttTTGCCTCAACTCTGCAAGTCTTGTCTGCTCCTTCTACTGCACCCACCTGGATTATTAactctggagcctctgatcacatgactggtatgtcacagtattaggattcctactccatttgctctggccaGGACACGGTAagggttgttgatggttccctttcttctgctCTGGCAAGGGTAATGTGAgagttactccttctatttcccttgagtttgttcttcatgttcctgattttgctagtaacctattatcagtgagtcacctaaccaaatccttaaattgttgggtaaccttctttccttcctattgtctttttcaggattaggagacaaagagggttaatGGTAGTGGGACTGAAaaaggactctaccttcttgaaccacggtttttttttttttttaaattttttttaaacccgaatattCTTTGGGACTCGGGGCAGctcctagaattttattaagataaaaaaaaataatgaatacaagggggggacatgcCGCCTTACCCCTAACCCGGAGACAAACAATAAAGAATCAATCTGTACTACTGTCTGGACACAGGTAAACCAGCCCTGTCTTCCCTTAGGATACGTATGAACTCTCCCTGAGGCAAGTCACCTTGACCAAAAGTGAAGGACTGCTTGACATTGCACACATGGTTTGCCAACCAGTCTGTAGCTCTATTACTCTCCCTGTAAGCAAAAGAGATACTAGGATTTACCAAATGAATCAGCCCCACGGACTCGCGAAActagtaccaccccttccacAATCCACATCTTCTACGATTAACATGCGTACTGTGGAGATAGAGTCCGAGTTAATCGCCACTCCCACAAGGCCCAACTCATGACATAACTTTAATCCATCTCGCATAGCTCGAAGCTCAACGATGGAGTTCGTACACGGACCATAAAAATTGGCAAAGGCAGCCAAAACCACCCCTTTGCTGTCCCTTATGATTCCACCTCCTCCCCCGTCACCTGGATTACCTCTACATGATCCATCCACATTCAACTTCAATTATAACGGGGGGCACTAGTAAACCGGGATAGGCCGAGCAATCCGAGATGGTGGGGCTGCCATTCCAAAAATTGCTAGAATATGTTGTTCCATCAGCGAATACCTATTGCCAAGGTTGGAGGGCATTGGCAGACATGTTACCCATGCCATAATGCTTCCAATTACGCCCCGAGCCGATCTCCTTCGTTCCCCATGCCGTTTGTTGCACCTTTCTTTCCAAATTTCCCACACAATCAAAGAGGGCAGCAGCCCTGCAATGAAAGCTGCCTGGCTATTACAACTGGCTGATTCACGCCACAGCAAGATCCGGCTTTTGACATCTAGTGATACCTCATCAGGAACATCAAAGACTCTTAAGAAAAAGCTCCACACCCTTGAAGCAGTCCCACCAAAAGCAAGACAATGATCAGTGGACTCGCATCTCGGGCTCCGACAATAGTTGCACTTCGACACCAGCGGAATACCAACCTTCACCGATTCGTCTGTGGGAACCGCACCATTAAAAATCTGCCACGTGAAGAAACCAATTTCTGTTGGCAGTGTCCGGTTCCAAATCCATCTGGAATAGCCACACTCAGGTGACCGAAGCCTTAACTCGTTCCAAACCAACCTGTCTGGCTCTCCTGAAATCAAGTGGGTGCCCTGTAGAATCCCTTGCCTAACCTCATCTACATCTATCTGGTCAATGACAGCATTGTTCCAGGTGCTGTCCCCTCCCAATATATCCTTTACTCGAAGAGAGGAATCAATCTGGAGCGCATTGTCCACATAATCCATTAGCGGCCCCTTtctactgctgcagcttatgtttgtggtcggagtgaccatagtactttggagtctgtaatgctttggcatcaacatTTGGAtaatccctcttttgttgttatgaggagagagTTACCCtacttgtttccttcttttccttcttcttacGTTTTTCAAAGtaaatcttgtatttttgtcaAACATTGTCGCATAACTTATCCTTATCGTGATAATAAATCTACTACACCTTTTTTTCTTGtccattctgatgtttgggggccttctcctactacttctttgtttgggtttcgttactttgttttatttatggatGACTATTGTAGGTCTatttggactgttttgttgaaacaaaagagtgatgtttgtgatgcttttaaggatttttatcaacttattAGTACTCTGTTCGGTACTCGAATCCAAATTGTCAGAACTGATAAGGGGGTGAGCACATGTATGGGCAGCTCCACCAGTTCTTTACTGATCACGGCATAATCCACCAACTGGCatgtattgacaccccttaataaaatggggtggttgagagaaaaaaccgccacttgttggaaatcacaaggggtcttctctttggtacgcatgtgcctaagactttccggtctgatgcacttcttaccgctgcctttctCATTAACCAGATGCaaactccactccttggcttcaAATCTCCTCTGgctccttctttctcctcaatcctcagacttctccttgcctccaaaagtctttggttgtgtgtgttgtGTTTAtatcaacaaatcagcccgcactaagcttgatcccaaagctctgaagtgcatcttcttgggctactctgattcaaccaaaggctataagtgctaccatcccccttcccaaaggcgacttctctccaaagatgtcaccttctttgagtctatcccTCACTTTTCTTCCCCTCAACATCCTGTTCAGGAGGAGAGTACTAGCAGTGAACAggatgctgatgtcattccttttctatcaCCCCTGCCTACCTCTATTTTCCCATTCcaatttgatattggaaagtacaaagaagtggatgttgttgatgatgttgatgctgatggtgttgttgatattgatgctagtagtggtggtgatgctatctgaaaaaaagaatataaggGTATAAAATTTAAAGATGTTATGTTATATTCACaaaaggtgaatgcttgttaaagggaaaaggaaagcaaccatggtatGAATGAGTTGAAGGGAAAACAACCTTGCCAAAACCCccctttggatccacatcctcagtctcatcctcctcagtcaggtaatacttctccttctgaattagatcttcccattgctatgagaaaggggaagagagcctaTACTAACCCCATAttccagtttgtttcctatgattccatttctcctacaagtattgccttttccactgcccttgagtcttctttcattcccaaaaatgtcgcAGAGGCCTTatctgatccaaaatggatgcaagcaatgtttgaggaaatggtggctctggagaagaacaatacttggacactagttgatcttcccagggggagaactccggttggatgcaaatgggtttatacaatcaagtatagatccgatggtatagtggagagatacaaagctaggctggatgcaaaagggtatagtcaggtgtatgacattgactaccaggagacttttgcccctgtagccaatCATAACTGAGTCAGGTTTCTTCTTTcagtggcagccaataaagattggccaatgtaccaattagatgtgaagaatgcatttcttcatggagatttagcaaAAGAAGTGTGCATGCAGCccccacctggttttaagtgtccctcagctgaagggaaagtgtgtctcttaaagaaagctctctatggcctcaagcagtctcctaaggtctagtttgagagatttagataAGCCATCCtaaagaatgggtattatcagagtcaagctgaccacaccttgtttatcaggagaGATAATGGTAtagttacagctctcattgtctatgttgatgacattgtggtaactgggaatgatgttactaagataaacagattgaagtcgtatctggctaaacagtttgagatcaaagaccttggactcttgaaatacgtTTTGGATATTGAAGTATGTAGATCAAGAAAAGGAATCAACatctgccaaaggaaatttgtcttggatcttctgaaagagacaggcATGATGGGGTACAAACCAGCAACTTCTctcattgatccgaatcataagcttggctaaactaatctatctctccttgactcgactagacatctcttatgcagttggagtggtgtcagttcatgcatgctcccaggagtggaCATGTATCacatcattagatacttgaaatcttGTCTAGGAAAAGatcttctatttgccaggcatgaccatttgcagattgaaggctacactgatgctgattgggctggttcagtatctgacaggagatctacttctagGTACTATACCTTAAAGGGCGGTAATCTAGTTACTtggaggagcaaaaaacaaccagttgtagctagatccagtgcagaggctgagtttagggccatggctcatggagtgtgtgagcttatatggcaga
This window encodes:
- the LOC122650947 gene encoding uncharacterized protein LOC122650947 is translated as MDYVDNALQIDSSLRVKDILGGDSTWNNAVIDQIDVDEVRQGILQGTHLISGEPDRLVWNELRLRSPECGYSRWIWNRTLPTEIGFFTWQIFNGAVPTDESVKVGIPLVSKCNYCRSPRCESTDHCLAFGGTASRVWSFFLRVFDVPDEVSLDVKSRILLWRESASCNSQAAFIAGLLPSLIVWEIWKERCNKRHGERRRSARGVIGSIMAWVTCLPMPSNLGNRYSLMEQHILAIFGMAAPPSRIARPIPVY